A region of Candidatus Flexicrinis affinis DNA encodes the following proteins:
- a CDS encoding SDR family NAD(P)-dependent oxidoreductase: MGAGHRRIGGLGEEFARQMSAAGTNLVLVARREDRLNAVADELSKAHGIQTKVIAADLSLPDVPQAIYDQLRADGIGVDVLISNAGSGLYGKFTDIAWEREQQMLDIDIATVVRMTRLFVPDMVARKFGYVLQVASIGAFLPSPLYAQLLGRQGIRPQLQRSDQFRTARQRRKRHDHLPGCDSHRVPRRQRPAVHAVPTLHAYGARAVRPRVD; this comes from the coding sequence GTGGGCGCTGGTCACCGGCGCATCGGCGGGTTGGGCGAAGAGTTCGCGCGACAGATGTCCGCTGCCGGGACCAATCTCGTGCTCGTCGCCCGCCGCGAAGACCGGTTGAACGCTGTCGCGGACGAGCTCTCAAAGGCGCACGGCATCCAGACCAAAGTGATCGCCGCCGACCTCAGCCTGCCGGACGTGCCGCAAGCGATCTACGATCAGCTCCGTGCTGACGGTATCGGGGTCGACGTGTTGATCAGCAACGCCGGCTCCGGCCTGTACGGCAAGTTCACGGATATCGCATGGGAGCGCGAGCAGCAGATGCTCGACATCGATATTGCGACGGTGGTGCGCATGACACGTCTGTTCGTGCCGGATATGGTCGCGCGCAAATTCGGCTACGTGCTACAGGTCGCGTCGATCGGCGCGTTCCTCCCCAGCCCGCTGTACGCCCAGCTACTCGGCCGCCAAGGCATTCGTCCTCAGCTTCAGCGAAGCGATCAATTTCGAACTGCGCGGCAGCGGCGTAAGCGTCACGACCACCTGCCCGGGTGTGACTCGCACCGAGTTCCACGACGTCAGCGGCCAGCAGTACACGCTGTTCCAACGCTTCACGCTTATGGAGCCAGAGCCGTGCGTCCGCGCGTCGATTAA
- a CDS encoding laccase domain-containing protein, whose protein sequence is MQRIDGPVPYYTFDGFEGTTHAVFTRHGGVSPEPFGSLNTGGFIGDSQDNVRRNHEIMAEAMRVDPQRMTTTWQVHGNETVRVLRPSRDRRWLAQADGMITDRHDVVLTMRFADCTPILAVDTVRGVIGIAHAGWRGTVRGAASSLIRAMTHAYGTNPADVQAGVGPSIGPRRYRGWRGGCARRTHLFRRHRQADPPRSIRWHGLLRPVGGQPARPRQRWRRTDRSCGRVHRRAHRRLLQPPCREGHDRPVRGADMPVLSLPEAVLLRNTFADTGRSVVFTNGHFDLLHIGHVQYLQAARRLGDALFVGVNGDESTRRLRGEGGRTRPPSNAPR, encoded by the coding sequence ATGCAGCGCATCGACGGCCCGGTGCCGTATTACACCTTCGACGGTTTCGAAGGCACGACCCACGCGGTATTTACGCGGCACGGCGGCGTCAGCCCGGAGCCGTTCGGATCGCTCAACACGGGCGGATTCATCGGCGATTCGCAGGACAACGTGCGGCGCAATCACGAGATCATGGCGGAGGCGATGCGCGTTGACCCGCAGCGCATGACGACGACGTGGCAGGTACACGGCAACGAAACGGTGCGCGTGCTGCGCCCCTCGCGCGACCGGCGCTGGCTGGCGCAAGCGGACGGCATGATCACCGACCGGCACGACGTGGTGTTGACCATGCGCTTCGCCGACTGCACGCCGATCCTCGCGGTCGATACGGTGCGCGGGGTGATCGGTATTGCCCACGCGGGCTGGCGTGGCACGGTGCGTGGTGCGGCTTCCTCGTTGATCCGCGCAATGACTCACGCCTACGGTACCAACCCCGCCGACGTGCAGGCCGGCGTGGGGCCCTCCATCGGCCCGCGCCGTTACCGGGGTTGGCGAGGAGGTTGTGCGCGCCGCACACACCTATTTCGGCGACATCGACAGGCTGATCCGCCGCGATCCATCCGATGGCACGGCCTACTTCGACCTGTGGGAGGCCAACCGGCGCGACCTCGCCAACGCTGGCGTCGAACGGATCGAAGTTGTGGGCGTGTGCACCGCCGAGCGCACCGACGACTTCTTCAGCCACCGTGCCGAGAAGGGCATGACCGGCCGGTTCGGGGCGCTGATATGCCTGTCCTGAGCCTGCCCGAAGCCGTCCTGCTGCGCAACACCTTCGCCGATACCGGCCGTTCGGTCGTCTTTACCAACGGCCATTTCGACCTGTTGCACATCGGCCACGTCCAGTATTTGCAGGCCGCCCGCCGCCTGGGTGACGCGTTGTTCGTCGGCGTCAACGGCGACGAGTCGACCCGTCGGCTCAGAGGCGAGGGCGGCCGTACACGCCCGCCGTCGAACGCGCCGCGCTGA
- a CDS encoding YfhO family protein, whose amino-acid sequence MRAATLVDTRSGAFDMVPLGGWDKLLSSDIKLYRRQSGTVVWPFLARVDTVLPDSWDGSEAAIERMRDPAFDPLTAAVVHGAPDDLATPSADIPALSRVVSYTKAGTHSEATVVNTASVPLALVFNTAYFPGWQATLDGADTPLYRADIMFQAVIIPPGEHTVTVDYRPPWVRPLLAFAAFAWAAWILALFATVRLSRR is encoded by the coding sequence GTGCGCGCTGCTACGCTTGTGGATACCCGTTCCGGCGCGTTCGACATGGTGCCGCTGGGCGGCTGGGACAAGCTGCTTTCAAGCGATATCAAGCTCTACCGGCGCCAGTCCGGCACGGTCGTGTGGCCATTCCTCGCCCGTGTCGACACCGTCCTGCCCGACTCGTGGGACGGCAGCGAGGCGGCCATCGAACGCATGCGCGATCCGGCTTTCGATCCGCTGACCGCCGCGGTCGTCCACGGCGCGCCGGACGATCTGGCTACGCCATCCGCCGACATCCCGGCCCTCAGCCGTGTCGTATCGTACACGAAGGCCGGCACCCACAGCGAAGCGACCGTCGTCAACACGGCGTCCGTGCCGCTGGCATTGGTGTTCAACACGGCCTACTTCCCGGGCTGGCAGGCAACCCTCGACGGCGCGGACACCCCCCTGTACCGCGCGGACATTATGTTCCAAGCGGTGATCATCCCGCCCGGCGAACACACGGTCACCGTCGACTACCGACCGCCGTGGGTTCGGCCACTGCTGGCCTTTGCAGCCTTCGCGTGGGCGGCGTGGATCCTTGCATTGTTCGCCACCGTTCGCCTCAGCAGACGCTAG
- the htpG gene encoding molecular chaperone HtpG, whose product MTDVPAEQTTFNFQAEIQQLLHILVHALYTERDIFLRELISNASDALNRAQFESLTNRDMRDQDAELAIRITVDDDARTVTISDTGIGMTRDDLINNLGVIARSGARAFIDALKDAKDAETAKSVIGQFGVGFYSVFMVADKVRVVTQSHKADEPAWAWEAEGGTNFTIAPAERAQRGTDVIVTLKDDADDFLQTWKLKDVIRTYSDTISFPVYVGEDAEPTNQRIAIWRQDPKEIEASKYDEFYRSMTFDFNGSQKVIHMRADVPLQFYALLFVPSSNQPPMFSPRKQVGLKLYARKVLIQDYCTDLLPDYLSLPARRGRQRGHPAQRQPRDRARQRADGPAQEGDHAARAGRLQEDGDIRPRGMDQAVRAVRALPQARRRAVAGGQGRSAAAAAVPDHPRRQQTADHAQGIRRPDGRQPERDLLHRGRRLPQRAAQPAPRTVQQARDRSADPERSG is encoded by the coding sequence ATGACCGACGTGCCGGCCGAACAGACCACGTTCAATTTTCAGGCAGAGATTCAACAGCTTCTGCACATTTTGGTCCACGCGTTGTACACGGAGCGCGACATCTTCCTGCGCGAGCTGATCTCGAACGCAAGCGACGCGCTCAACCGCGCGCAGTTCGAGTCGCTCACCAACCGCGACATGCGCGATCAGGACGCCGAGTTGGCGATCCGCATCACCGTCGACGACGACGCGCGCACGGTCACGATCAGCGACACCGGCATCGGCATGACGCGTGACGACCTGATCAACAACCTCGGCGTGATCGCCCGCAGCGGCGCGCGCGCCTTCATCGACGCGCTCAAGGACGCCAAGGACGCCGAGACGGCCAAGAGCGTGATCGGGCAGTTCGGCGTCGGCTTCTACTCGGTGTTCATGGTCGCGGACAAGGTGCGCGTCGTGACGCAGAGCCACAAGGCCGACGAACCGGCGTGGGCGTGGGAGGCCGAGGGCGGCACCAACTTCACCATCGCTCCGGCGGAGCGCGCCCAGCGCGGCACGGACGTGATCGTCACGCTCAAGGACGACGCCGACGACTTCCTGCAGACGTGGAAGCTCAAGGACGTCATCCGCACCTACTCCGACACGATCAGCTTCCCGGTGTACGTCGGCGAGGACGCCGAGCCGACCAATCAGCGCATCGCCATCTGGCGGCAGGACCCGAAAGAGATCGAGGCGTCGAAGTACGACGAGTTCTACCGGTCGATGACCTTCGACTTTAACGGTTCGCAGAAGGTCATCCACATGCGCGCCGACGTGCCGCTGCAGTTCTACGCGCTGCTGTTTGTGCCGTCGAGCAATCAGCCGCCGATGTTCAGCCCGCGCAAACAGGTCGGGCTCAAGCTGTACGCCCGCAAGGTGCTCATTCAAGACTACTGCACGGACCTGCTGCCGGATTACCTGTCCCTTCCTGCACGGCGTGGTCGACAGCGAGGACATCCCGCTCAGCGTCAGCCGCGAGACCGTGCGCGCCAACGTGCTGATGGGCCAGCTCAAGAAGGCGATCACGCGGCGCGTGCTGGGCGACTTCAAGAAGATGGCGACATCCGACCGCGAGGCATGGATCAAGCTGTACGAGCAGTTCGGGCGCTTCCTCAAGCAAGGCGTCGCGCTGTCGCCGGAGGACAAGGACGATCTGCTGCCGCTGCTGCTGTTCCCGACCACCCACGACGGCAGCAAACAGCCGACCACGCTCAAGGAATACGCCGACCGGATGGTCGACAACCAGAGCGAGATCTACTACATCGTGGCCGACGACTTCCACAGCGCGCGGCGCAGCCCGCACCTCGAACCGTTCAGCAAGCGCGGGATCGAAGTGCTGATCCTGAGCGATCCGGTTGA
- a CDS encoding DUF2461 domain-containing protein translates to MPKHAPSPDFTGFSADGLQFMRDLAANNTREWFEARKTAYIDTVQTPAVALVASLGARLQDLVPDVTVDTRTNGSGNLMRLHRDTRFSTDKSPYKTHIPMMFPVGGKKMDSPGFGLQITLDGVDCMAGVFGFDKGALARYRDAVVSDTHGPALVKAVATVRKAGPYTLNGGSFKRVPSGYDPEHPRAEWLRYGGLYASISGLPQDIARSAALVDVLMTHFAAMKPIVDWLRAAIG, encoded by the coding sequence ATGCCCAAGCACGCGCCGAGCCCCGATTTCACCGGCTTTTCCGCCGACGGCCTGCAGTTCATGCGCGACCTCGCCGCGAACAACACGCGCGAATGGTTCGAGGCGCGCAAGACGGCCTACATCGACACGGTGCAGACTCCGGCCGTGGCGCTGGTGGCTTCGCTCGGCGCGCGCTTGCAAGACCTCGTCCCTGACGTCACGGTCGACACGCGCACCAACGGCAGCGGCAACCTGATGCGCCTGCACCGCGACACGCGCTTCAGCACTGACAAGTCGCCGTACAAGACGCACATCCCGATGATGTTCCCGGTCGGCGGCAAGAAGATGGACAGCCCCGGCTTCGGCCTGCAGATTACGCTCGACGGTGTCGACTGCATGGCTGGCGTCTTCGGGTTCGACAAAGGCGCGTTGGCCCGCTATCGCGATGCGGTCGTGTCCGACACGCACGGCCCGGCGCTCGTGAAGGCGGTCGCTACCGTGCGCAAGGCCGGGCCCTACACGCTCAATGGCGGGAGCTTCAAGCGCGTGCCGTCCGGCTACGACCCCGAGCATCCGCGCGCCGAATGGCTGCGCTACGGCGGATTGTACGCCTCGATCAGCGGCCTGCCGCAGGACATCGCGCGCTCTGCCGCGCTCGTCGACGTGCTGATGACCCACTTCGCCGCCATGAAGCCGATCGTGGATTGGCTCCGCGCCGCGATCGGATAG
- a CDS encoding SRPBCC domain-containing protein, giving the protein MDTEQVFKALADANRRTLLDRLFQRDGQTLGELQSALPDMTRFGVMKHLQVLETAGLITTHKVGREKFHYLNTVPIQQVYDRWVSKFSQPWARSLVDLKTVLEETPMTEKPNHVYEVFIKTTPEQLWNALTQGDITRLYYFGTRVKSDWTPGSAYAYHYDNADAQVMLEGEVLEADPPRKLVTTFRPVWHEGSEGQRTSRVTFEIEQLGPACRLVLTHTGLNPDAPLTQGIGSGWAQILSGLKTLLETGDPLVVKTPQAEEA; this is encoded by the coding sequence ATGGATACGGAACAGGTGTTCAAAGCTCTGGCGGATGCCAACCGCCGCACCCTTCTCGACCGGCTCTTCCAGCGCGACGGCCAAACGCTGGGCGAGCTGCAATCCGCCCTGCCGGACATGACCCGCTTCGGCGTCATGAAACACCTGCAGGTGCTGGAGACCGCGGGGCTGATCACCACGCACAAGGTCGGGCGGGAGAAGTTTCACTACCTGAACACCGTCCCCATCCAACAGGTCTACGACCGCTGGGTGAGCAAGTTTTCCCAGCCGTGGGCCCGCTCGCTCGTCGATCTCAAAACCGTACTCGAGGAGACCCCCATGACCGAGAAGCCCAACCACGTCTACGAAGTCTTCATCAAAACGACGCCCGAACAGCTTTGGAACGCGCTTACGCAAGGCGACATCACGCGGCTGTACTATTTCGGCACGCGCGTCAAGTCGGACTGGACGCCCGGCTCGGCGTACGCCTATCACTACGACAACGCCGACGCGCAGGTGATGCTCGAAGGCGAAGTGCTCGAAGCCGATCCGCCGCGCAAGCTGGTCACGACCTTCCGCCCGGTGTGGCACGAGGGCTCCGAGGGCCAGCGCACCTCGCGGGTCACGTTCGAAATCGAGCAGCTTGGGCCGGCCTGTCGCCTCGTGCTGACCCACACCGGTCTCAACCCGGATGCACCGCTCACGCAGGGCATCGGCTCGGGCTGGGCGCAGATCCTCAGCGGCCTCAAGACCCTGCTCGAAACCGGCGACCCGCTCGTCGTCAAGACGCCGCAGGCCGAGGAGGCATAA
- a CDS encoding CoA transferase, with product MSLEGVRVLDFSRVLAGPYCTMLLGDLGADVVKVESPQGDETRQWGPPWAGDGPDRQSAYYLSVNRNKRSIVLNLKEPDGQRIARALAVRAHIVVENFKPGQMARFGLDYDTLRADNPAVVYASITGYGQTGPYADRPGYDHVIQAMSGLMSITGAPDGPGYKVGVAVADVFTGLFALSAILDALRDAECTGQGRHLDLALLDSQLSALVNVASAALVSGQTPHRYGNAHATIVPYQNFDAADGPFALAVGNDGQFAALCRILDRPDLAADPRFATNPARVTHRDALIAELAPMFASRPAADWVEACLAAGIPAGPVNTVTQVLESEHAAAHHLVRDVTLANGTPVRSVASPLLPDAPGAIRYPPPLLGQHSDEVLGEWLG from the coding sequence GTGTCGCTGGAGGGCGTGCGCGTCCTTGATTTTTCGCGCGTGCTGGCCGGCCCGTACTGCACGATGCTGTTGGGCGACCTCGGCGCGGACGTCGTTAAAGTGGAAAGCCCGCAAGGCGACGAGACGCGCCAGTGGGGCCCGCCGTGGGCCGGCGACGGCCCCGACCGCCAGAGCGCGTATTACCTGTCGGTCAACCGCAACAAACGTAGCATCGTCCTGAACCTCAAAGAGCCGGACGGCCAGCGCATCGCCCGCGCGCTGGCCGTCCGCGCGCATATCGTGGTCGAGAACTTCAAGCCGGGGCAGATGGCCCGCTTCGGTCTCGATTACGACACCCTGCGCGCCGACAACCCCGCGGTGGTGTACGCCAGCATCACCGGCTACGGGCAGACCGGCCCCTACGCCGACCGCCCCGGCTACGACCACGTCATTCAAGCAATGTCCGGCCTGATGTCGATCACCGGCGCGCCGGACGGCCCCGGCTATAAGGTCGGCGTGGCGGTGGCCGACGTGTTCACCGGCCTGTTCGCCCTGAGCGCGATCCTCGACGCTCTGCGCGACGCAGAATGCACCGGGCAGGGGCGGCATCTCGACCTCGCGCTGCTCGATTCGCAGCTCTCCGCACTGGTCAACGTCGCCAGCGCCGCGCTGGTCAGCGGACAGACCCCGCATCGCTACGGCAACGCTCACGCGACCATCGTCCCGTATCAGAACTTCGACGCGGCGGACGGGCCGTTCGCGCTGGCGGTCGGCAACGACGGGCAGTTCGCCGCGTTGTGTCGAATCCTCGACCGCCCCGATCTCGCGGCCGACCCGCGCTTTGCGACCAATCCGGCGCGTGTGACCCACCGCGACGCGCTGATCGCCGAGCTGGCGCCCATGTTCGCGTCACGTCCGGCGGCGGATTGGGTCGAGGCGTGCTTGGCGGCGGGGATTCCAGCGGGGCCGGTGAATACGGTGACGCAGGTGCTGGAGAGCGAACACGCGGCGGCGCATCATCTCGTGCGCGACGTCACGCTGGCGAATGGCACGCCGGTCCGGTCGGTGGCGTCGCCGCTGCTGCCGGACGCCCCCGGCGCGATCCGCTACCCGCCGCCGCTCCTCGGCCAACACTCGGACGAGGTGCTAGGGGAGTGGTTGGGGTGA
- a CDS encoding DUF4231 domain-containing protein, with protein MASNPPPIDQPGETPPPPIPEAPPQRPPSQPQKPPRYEPPEPITQETRKTRGWVPEWFKYMPKFRFNDFDESAAFQLLPEDDLNEMLATCTPEAAQSILQDLHVLDKEVLRLFRRLDYEAARQQNRYRRSQLMYALLALAATIVGSIMALTLESAPRLTPWLGGIETIIAGLTSFIAALTADEPPQQLWLQNRLKAEHLRREYFRYLMRLEPYDGVEDRFDRETLLAKRAADINRGFFPESPVQPK; from the coding sequence ATGGCGTCGAATCCACCACCCATCGACCAACCCGGTGAAACGCCTCCGCCGCCGATCCCTGAGGCGCCGCCGCAGCGTCCGCCGAGTCAGCCGCAGAAGCCGCCGCGCTACGAACCGCCCGAGCCAATCACGCAGGAAACGCGCAAGACGCGCGGGTGGGTTCCGGAGTGGTTCAAGTACATGCCGAAGTTCCGCTTCAACGACTTCGACGAGTCGGCCGCGTTTCAACTGCTGCCGGAAGACGACTTGAACGAGATGCTCGCCACCTGTACGCCGGAGGCGGCACAGTCCATCCTCCAAGACCTGCACGTACTGGACAAGGAAGTGCTGCGGTTGTTCCGCCGGCTCGACTACGAAGCGGCGCGGCAGCAGAATCGTTACCGGCGCTCGCAGTTGATGTACGCGCTGCTGGCGCTGGCCGCGACGATCGTCGGTTCAATCATGGCGCTGACGCTAGAGTCGGCCCCGCGGCTGACGCCGTGGCTGGGCGGCATCGAGACCATCATCGCCGGTCTGACGTCGTTCATCGCCGCGTTGACTGCCGACGAGCCGCCGCAGCAGTTGTGGTTGCAGAACCGCCTCAAGGCCGAGCACCTGCGCCGCGAGTACTTCCGCTACCTCATGCGCCTTGAACCGTACGACGGCGTCGAAGACCGCTTCGATCGCGAAACGCTGCTGGCCAAACGTGCTGCTGACATCAACCGCGGCTTCTTCCCGGAATCCCCGGTCCAGCCGAAGTAG
- a CDS encoding DUF4179 domain-containing protein, translating into MNDRDLARLLDAIASEEIPDDMNLWNDIKAQLNELPAVPARRTASALSRIAAVFAVLLIAGSVYAVYQVITTRGGDPGIMAVDDLVTPLNLVQSSPSDDVNITVDWAYADGHRIAVGWTVDYASELDVPQPTFVLTDGEGTAFGPADFLRGGGGGGGGDGERNTFGSVTSFDATGIKGAPESLMLSLTATFDPANGPGEITGGGGGGGSGGGGSAGQTPPEPVEIAPFTVTFEFEVPFFRARETSVPGSVDDAGITVTLESLTYAPSVSIGRLCYTLPDDAPGLRPHFAVNAQGFETAAFSPDDGDIASMSGAPICGDLLVYQPAETATGRLEIVIDRFQTEAEITRESFDALVAAVEAEGLPVDFDLIETGDLKQRYAMSYGTTGEGLTGAEQAAIWTRVNDLIAQYMQQAVTGEWVLPVTVGG; encoded by the coding sequence GTGAACGATCGCGACCTCGCCCGCCTGCTGGATGCCATTGCCAGTGAGGAGATACCAGACGATATGAACCTGTGGAACGACATCAAAGCACAGTTGAACGAACTCCCGGCGGTCCCGGCGCGCCGAACCGCCAGCGCATTGAGCCGGATTGCGGCGGTCTTCGCCGTGCTGCTGATCGCCGGATCGGTGTACGCCGTGTATCAGGTGATTACGACGCGCGGCGGCGATCCGGGTATTATGGCGGTCGACGACCTCGTCACGCCGCTGAACCTCGTGCAGTCGTCCCCATCTGACGACGTCAACATCACGGTCGATTGGGCGTATGCCGACGGCCATCGGATCGCTGTGGGCTGGACGGTCGACTACGCCAGCGAGCTCGACGTGCCTCAGCCGACGTTTGTGCTGACCGATGGCGAAGGCACCGCTTTCGGCCCGGCCGACTTCCTGCGCGGTGGCGGCGGTGGCGGCGGAGGTGACGGCGAGCGCAATACGTTCGGCAGCGTCACGAGCTTCGACGCGACCGGCATCAAGGGCGCGCCCGAGTCGCTTATGTTGTCGCTCACCGCAACGTTTGACCCGGCCAATGGCCCCGGCGAGATCACCGGCGGCGGTGGTGGCGGTGGATCAGGTGGTGGTGGAAGCGCCGGACAGACCCCGCCCGAACCGGTCGAGATCGCCCCGTTTACGGTCACGTTCGAGTTCGAGGTGCCTTTCTTTCGCGCGCGCGAGACGTCCGTGCCCGGGTCGGTGGACGATGCCGGCATCACCGTGACGCTTGAGTCGCTGACCTACGCGCCGTCGGTGTCGATCGGACGCCTGTGCTACACGCTGCCCGATGATGCGCCGGGCTTGCGCCCGCACTTCGCGGTGAACGCGCAGGGCTTCGAGACCGCGGCCTTTTCGCCGGACGACGGAGACATCGCTTCAATGTCCGGCGCGCCGATCTGCGGCGATCTGCTGGTCTATCAGCCTGCGGAAACCGCGACCGGGCGGCTTGAGATCGTCATCGACCGCTTCCAGACCGAAGCCGAGATTACGCGTGAGTCGTTCGACGCGTTGGTGGCCGCCGTAGAGGCTGAAGGCCTACCGGTCGACTTCGATCTGATCGAGACCGGGGATCTCAAGCAGCGCTACGCGATGTCCTACGGGACCACCGGCGAGGGGTTGACGGGGGCGGAGCAGGCTGCCATATGGACGCGCGTAAACGATCTGATCGCGCAGTACATGCAGCAGGCTGTCACTGGCGAGTGGGTGCTTCCCGTCACCGTCGGCGGATAG
- a CDS encoding RNA polymerase sigma factor, giving the protein MEDPRLRQGVERLKAGDIDGLAPLVEALQVRALRAAYLITQDKAQAEDIVQSMFVRLARKADLIDTARPVTPYVLRMVVNDALMHMRGRGRTISFEGPAGRDAAGAIEDVLRDDAELPEDAAERQDVQGAVANALKQLSPDQRAAIVLRYYLGLSEAEMTDRLDVPTGTVKWRLHAARKHLRYVLRPIWAAPAEEDQP; this is encoded by the coding sequence GTGGAAGACCCGCGACTCCGGCAGGGTGTCGAACGGCTGAAGGCCGGCGACATCGACGGACTGGCCCCGCTTGTCGAAGCGCTGCAGGTCAGAGCGCTGCGCGCAGCATATCTGATCACGCAAGACAAAGCGCAGGCCGAGGACATCGTGCAGAGCATGTTCGTGCGGCTGGCGCGCAAAGCCGATCTGATCGACACGGCACGACCGGTCACGCCGTACGTGCTGCGGATGGTCGTCAACGACGCGCTGATGCACATGCGCGGCCGGGGACGAACGATCAGCTTTGAGGGCCCAGCCGGCCGTGACGCTGCGGGCGCCATCGAGGACGTCCTGCGCGACGACGCCGAGCTGCCCGAAGACGCGGCCGAACGACAGGACGTGCAAGGCGCGGTTGCAAACGCGCTCAAGCAGCTTTCGCCTGACCAACGCGCGGCCATTGTGCTGCGCTACTACCTCGGCCTCAGCGAGGCGGAGATGACCGATCGGCTGGACGTGCCGACCGGAACCGTGAAATGGCGGCTTCACGCTGCCCGCAAACACCTTCGATATGTGCTGCGGCCGATCTGGGCCGCACCAGCAGAGGAGGATCAACCGTGA
- a CDS encoding M23 family metallopeptidase, protein MRFLMILMLAVLALIPAQARAQSIGKPMVMPVASPSGPSTWLFGQAYGNTPGAYNFGDAWYRAGQGLHFGIDVSMPCGTPLVAVADGVIAFVDDLGFGAGPHNLIVRHDQLGVTTLYGHLQGRAPVSPGQQVVQGEQIGVSGDPDSTCFSRPHLHFEVRSLDYQTTFNPIDWIDVDWHTLALVGAYSGNLFQGDMENPGRWMSLDDQPDVRFYGPRLNAYRSVFPRTGADNAPNSAGPLKDLPPLSPAGQWSARTIGSAQCCWQNWWHPTDAGGLYSIDGLSGQPAQVMRWDLAAPSLNQTVEPAPPEHRSPDWTWRGRVEGQDAVLFDLEGREFRFNTGGALPASAPTTAGCCG, encoded by the coding sequence ATGCGATTCTTGATGATTCTTATGCTGGCCGTACTGGCCCTTATACCGGCGCAGGCGCGCGCGCAGTCGATCGGAAAGCCGATGGTGATGCCGGTCGCGTCACCGTCCGGCCCGTCGACATGGCTGTTCGGGCAGGCGTATGGCAACACGCCCGGTGCTTACAATTTCGGCGACGCGTGGTATCGCGCGGGACAGGGGCTGCACTTCGGCATCGACGTCAGCATGCCGTGCGGTACACCGCTGGTGGCTGTGGCGGACGGGGTCATCGCGTTCGTCGACGATCTCGGCTTCGGCGCAGGCCCGCACAATTTGATCGTGCGGCACGACCAACTCGGTGTCACGACGTTGTACGGGCATTTGCAGGGGCGCGCGCCGGTGTCGCCCGGCCAGCAGGTCGTGCAAGGCGAACAGATCGGCGTCAGCGGCGACCCCGACTCGACGTGCTTCTCGCGCCCGCACTTGCATTTCGAGGTGCGCTCGCTGGACTACCAGACCACCTTCAACCCGATCGACTGGATCGACGTCGACTGGCATACACTGGCACTGGTCGGCGCTTACAGCGGCAACCTGTTCCAAGGCGATATGGAGAACCCCGGGCGGTGGATGTCGCTGGACGATCAGCCGGACGTGCGGTTTTACGGCCCGCGCCTCAACGCCTACCGGTCGGTGTTCCCGCGCACGGGCGCCGACAACGCACCCAACAGCGCTGGTCCGCTGAAAGATCTGCCTCCGCTGTCTCCGGCCGGGCAGTGGTCAGCGCGCACAATTGGCAGCGCGCAGTGCTGCTGGCAGAACTGGTGGCATCCGACCGACGCGGGCGGCCTCTACTCCATCGACGGGCTGTCCGGTCAGCCGGCACAGGTGATGCGGTGGGATCTGGCGGCGCCCAGTCTGAACCAAACGGTCGAACCCGCGCCGCCCGAGCATCGCTCGCCGGACTGGACGTGGCGTGGCCGCGTCGAGGGGCAGGACGCCGTGCTGTTCGATCTCGAAGGGCGCGAGTTCCGCTTCAACACGGGTGGGGCGCTGCCAGCTTCAGCGCCGACAACAGCCGGCTGTTGTGGGTGA